The following coding sequences are from one Campylobacter sp. RM16187 window:
- a CDS encoding mechanosensitive ion channel family protein produces MRKLSVFLLFFVFLFGNGDGIIAESNATAAIKDTALLELRNKLIPINEKLAGNIWITRYSNYKTFQNLTDELKSIEAMLKKQSKSSSKSTIELQKKQNTIKEQLELLKEFEKAPFSSMITAPEIDSMQKITNPIAVISGFSYIKQLRSTKDEYKIRLEGLDRIIDELNKKEEILSEIVKLSEDEIYKNELIDIRQEIVEFKAAEDIAQTTYSVYEKRIIEAISRVTEDIKAQMKKAMNIGIFILVVVALSFLFKFIIKKTITDNERLYTANKFINLVNITLIILILLFAYIENVTYLVTVLGFASAGIAIAMKDMFMSMLGWTVIVFGGSFHVGDRIKVRKDGENFVGDIIDISLLRMTIYEDVTFNTYQFNRRAGRIIFIPNNYIFTDLIANFSHQGMKTVWDGIDITLSFESNHKKAVYIIKNIVRKYSKGYTDIAKKQMSKLRNQYSIKNPNVEPRIFSFIEPHGVKISAWYMTNSFAPMALRSTISSEIIESLLKEDDIVIAYPTQTLYMDKRRKASDPKPIENNEEIM; encoded by the coding sequence ATGAGAAAATTATCGGTTTTTTTACTGTTTTTTGTATTTTTGTTTGGTAATGGTGATGGAATAATAGCCGAATCAAACGCTACTGCCGCTATCAAAGATACCGCTTTGCTTGAGCTTAGGAATAAACTTATACCTATTAACGAAAAGCTTGCAGGCAATATTTGGATTACAAGGTATTCAAACTATAAAACATTTCAAAACTTAACTGATGAGCTTAAATCTATTGAGGCTATGCTTAAAAAGCAGAGTAAATCTAGTAGTAAAAGCACGATTGAGCTGCAAAAAAAGCAAAACACTATCAAAGAACAGCTTGAGCTTTTAAAGGAATTTGAAAAAGCACCTTTTTCTAGCATGATAACGGCTCCTGAGATAGATAGTATGCAAAAGATCACAAACCCCATAGCTGTAATTTCGGGCTTTTCTTATATTAAGCAGCTTAGAAGCACTAAAGACGAATACAAGATACGTCTTGAGGGGCTTGATAGGATTATAGACGAGCTTAATAAAAAAGAGGAAATTTTATCTGAAATAGTAAAACTTAGCGAAGACGAGATCTATAAAAATGAACTGATTGATATTAGGCAGGAGATTGTCGAGTTTAAGGCTGCTGAAGATATCGCTCAGACTACATACAGTGTATATGAAAAAAGGATTATAGAGGCCATAAGTAGAGTGACCGAAGATATCAAGGCTCAAATGAAAAAGGCTATGAATATAGGGATTTTTATCCTTGTCGTTGTGGCTTTGTCGTTTTTATTTAAATTTATTATCAAAAAGACAATTACCGACAACGAGAGATTATATACTGCAAATAAATTTATAAATTTAGTAAATATAACTCTTATAATTTTGATTTTACTTTTTGCCTATATTGAAAATGTCACGTATCTTGTTACCGTGCTTGGTTTTGCCTCGGCGGGTATTGCCATCGCGATGAAAGATATGTTTATGAGTATGCTTGGCTGGACGGTTATCGTATTTGGTGGAAGTTTTCACGTAGGAGATCGTATCAAAGTGCGAAAAGACGGGGAAAATTTTGTGGGCGATATCATAGACATATCTCTTCTTAGAATGACCATATATGAGGATGTGACTTTTAACACTTATCAATTTAATCGCAGAGCCGGACGCATTATCTTTATACCAAATAACTATATTTTTACCGATCTTATAGCAAATTTCTCGCACCAGGGAATGAAAACCGTTTGGGACGGTATAGATATTACCCTTAGCTTTGAATCAAACCACAAAAAAGCTGTATATATAATAAAAAATATAGTTAGAAAGTACTCTAAAGGCTATACGGACATAGCAAAAAAGCAGATGAGTAAGCTAAGAAATCAATACAGTATCAAAAATCCAAACGTAGAGCCTAGAATTTTCTCATTTATAGAGCCTCATGGAGTTAAAATTTCGGCTTGGTATATGACAAATTCTTTTGCTCCTATGGCCTTAAGAAGCACTATTAGCTCAGAGATTATAGAGAGCTTGCTAAAAGAGGATGATATAGTGATCGCATATCCTACCCAAACTCTTTATATGGATAAAAGAAGAAAGGCGAGTGATCCAAAACCCATAGAAAATAACGAAGAAATAATGTAA
- the mtaB gene encoding tRNA (N(6)-L-threonylcarbamoyladenosine(37)-C(2))-methylthiotransferase MtaB, giving the protein MQAREKIYFKTFGCRTNIYDTELMKSYVKDYEITNDENEADIVVINSCTVTNSADSGTRSYINSVKKRGAKVILTGCGAVSKGRELFDKSSVFGVIGASKKEDINSLLKFENPFFELGNLESIDKNIVTNYENHTKAFIKIQEGCDFICSYCIIPSVRGKARSMNEASILNEAKILASNGYNELVLTGTNIGSYGKDTNSSLGKLLARLGQINGIKRIRLGSIEPSQIDESFREILKESWLERHLHIALQHTSEAMLRIMRRRNRALKDIELFLELAELGFALGTDFIVGHPGESEQIWAEALENFKKFPLTHLHCFAYSPRNNTHSATMKIDVSGDVAKERMKTLKEIVAQNNLKFRNDNRVPLNVLVEQLNGEFYEGFDQFYNKVKIKTDRDIVKEWAIVDKYDVNNEANYAKI; this is encoded by the coding sequence ATGCAGGCAAGAGAGAAAATTTACTTTAAAACCTTCGGATGTCGCACAAATATATACGATACCGAGCTTATGAAGAGCTACGTAAAGGATTATGAGATCACAAATGATGAAAATGAAGCCGATATCGTAGTGATAAACTCATGCACAGTCACAAATAGCGCAGATAGCGGCACTAGAAGCTATATAAATAGCGTTAAAAAGCGCGGCGCAAAGGTGATACTCACAGGATGTGGAGCGGTTAGTAAGGGTAGGGAGCTCTTTGATAAAAGCTCTGTTTTTGGCGTTATAGGCGCAAGCAAAAAAGAAGATATAAATTCGCTCCTAAAGTTTGAAAATCCGTTTTTTGAGCTTGGAAATTTAGAAAGTATCGATAAAAATATCGTTACAAACTACGAAAATCACACAAAGGCTTTTATAAAGATTCAAGAAGGGTGTGATTTTATTTGTAGTTACTGCATCATCCCTTCGGTGCGCGGTAAGGCAAGGAGTATGAATGAGGCAAGTATCTTAAATGAGGCTAAAATTTTAGCCTCAAACGGCTACAATGAGCTTGTCTTAACGGGAACTAACATCGGCAGCTACGGCAAAGATACAAACTCATCTCTTGGAAAGCTGCTTGCAAGGCTTGGGCAAATAAACGGCATAAAAAGAATTCGTCTTGGAAGTATTGAGCCAAGTCAGATAGATGAAAGCTTTAGAGAAATTTTAAAAGAGAGTTGGCTGGAAAGACACCTTCATATCGCGCTTCAACACACAAGCGAAGCAATGCTTAGGATAATGAGGCGCAGAAATAGGGCACTTAAAGATATCGAGCTGTTTTTAGAGCTAGCAGAGCTTGGCTTTGCGCTTGGGACTGATTTTATCGTCGGACATCCCGGAGAGAGCGAGCAAATTTGGGCTGAGGCACTGGAAAATTTTAAGAAATTTCCGCTTACTCACTTGCACTGCTTTGCTTACTCGCCAAGAAATAACACTCACTCGGCAACTATGAAGATCGATGTAAGCGGCGATGTGGCAAAAGAGAGGATGAAAACTCTTAAAGAGATAGTAGCGCAAAATAATCTCAAATTTAGAAACGACAACAGAGTGCCTTTAAACGTCTTAGTCGAGCAGTTAAACGGCGAATTTTATGAAGGGTTTGATCAGTTTTATAATAAAGTCAAGATAAAAACAGATAGAGATATTGTCAAAGAGTGGGCAATAGTGGATAAATACGATGTCAATAACGAGGCAAATTATGCAAAAATTTAA
- a CDS encoding ATP-dependent metallopeptidase FtsH/Yme1/Tma family protein: MQKFKFNKKNIIAILALLLICLMSIVAFKNQPKNIMYDSYEKLLDGNLISEATIVQNEILITTKGGHKYTIVKDGIDMSKLVQKVPVNVKKEHPIIEEILAVIFLIAIGYGVLFVYGRYKLKKKSENTSDEKMGVYEIENIFTSSVVPAISNVSFSDVAGIKDVKFELSEIVDFLKNPAKYRKFGIKMPKGVLMIGPPGVGKTLVAKAVAGEANVPFFYQSGAAFVQIYVGMGAKRVRELFLKAKAYAPSIIFIDEIDAVGKVRGGSRNDEREATLNQLLTEMDGFEDNSGVIVIAATNRIEMIDEALLRSGRFDRRIYLSMPDFSDRVEILKSYLKDKSSSVSPEDIAKISVGFSGAALATLVNEAAINALRNNKGTIDMSDFENVLNKVLLGKKRVLSYNDEEKKIQALYQSAKALSAYWFGVEFEKISLVEDHFRATEREIESKTQMLSRIKVCLAGMSALKESRDDIFSNAHSDIAKAKEIAQNMVFEYGMGKTLVPNPADVESILQEAYSEISEFLRGMKVQTEKICEYIIANESIDKTAIKIIIQSSYE; this comes from the coding sequence ATGCAAAAATTTAAATTTAATAAGAAAAATATTATTGCTATTTTAGCGCTACTATTAATATGCTTGATGTCTATAGTGGCATTTAAAAATCAGCCAAAAAATATTATGTATGATAGTTACGAAAAGCTACTTGATGGTAATCTGATATCTGAAGCTACTATAGTGCAGAATGAAATTTTGATCACGACAAAAGGCGGGCATAAATACACTATCGTAAAAGATGGGATAGATATGAGCAAGCTGGTTCAAAAAGTGCCCGTAAATGTGAAAAAAGAGCATCCTATAATAGAAGAAATTTTAGCTGTAATATTTCTTATAGCGATTGGATACGGTGTTTTATTTGTTTACGGAAGATACAAGCTAAAGAAAAAATCGGAAAACACAAGCGATGAGAAAATGGGAGTGTATGAGATTGAAAATATATTTACAAGCTCGGTTGTGCCGGCTATATCAAATGTAAGCTTTAGCGATGTGGCAGGCATAAAAGATGTGAAATTCGAACTTAGCGAGATAGTGGACTTCTTAAAAAATCCTGCCAAATACAGAAAATTTGGTATCAAAATGCCAAAAGGCGTACTTATGATAGGACCTCCCGGAGTTGGTAAGACGCTTGTGGCAAAGGCTGTAGCAGGAGAGGCAAACGTGCCGTTTTTTTACCAAAGTGGAGCTGCATTTGTGCAAATTTACGTAGGAATGGGCGCAAAGAGGGTTAGAGAGCTGTTTTTAAAAGCTAAGGCTTACGCTCCATCGATAATCTTCATTGATGAGATAGACGCGGTCGGTAAAGTGCGCGGCGGAAGCAGAAACGATGAGCGTGAGGCTACGCTAAATCAGCTTTTAACCGAAATGGACGGCTTTGAGGATAACTCGGGCGTCATCGTGATAGCCGCTACAAACAGGATCGAGATGATAGATGAGGCATTGCTTCGCTCAGGCAGGTTTGATAGGAGAATTTATCTATCGATGCCTGATTTTTCAGATAGGGTTGAAATTTTAAAATCATATCTTAAAGATAAAAGCTCTAGCGTATCGCCTGAAGATATAGCTAAGATCAGTGTCGGTTTTTCAGGAGCCGCACTTGCTACTTTAGTTAATGAAGCTGCTATAAACGCACTTAGAAATAACAAAGGCACGATAGATATGAGCGACTTTGAAAACGTGCTAAATAAAGTCTTGCTTGGCAAAAAGCGCGTGCTTAGCTACAACGATGAAGAGAAAAAAATTCAAGCACTTTATCAAAGTGCAAAGGCTCTAAGTGCTTATTGGTTTGGAGTTGAGTTTGAAAAAATTTCGCTTGTGGAAGATCACTTTAGAGCCACTGAACGCGAGATAGAGTCTAAGACTCAAATGCTCTCTCGCATAAAAGTATGTCTAGCCGGTATGAGCGCTTTAAAAGAGAGCAGGGATGACATCTTTTCAAACGCACACAGCGATATAGCAAAGGCAAAAGAGATCGCTCAAAATATGGTTTTTGAGTATGGTATGGGCAAAACTCTAGTGCCAAATCCTGCTGATGTGGAGAGCATACTTCAAGAGGCGTATAGCGAGATATCGGAGTTTTTGCGAGGGATGAAGGTGCAAACGGAAAAAATTTGTGAGTACATCATAGCAAACGAGAGTATAGATAAGACAGCGATAAAGATAATAATACAAAGCTCTTATGAATAA
- the mog gene encoding molybdopterin adenylyltransferase, translating into MKIKIGILTLSDRASEGTYEDQSGPAIKAVLDEWITSEREYIYEVIPDEFELIKKRLINMVDNLGCNLVLTTGGTGPAVRDVTPEATEAVCEKMMPGFGELMRAASLKFVPTAILSRQTAGIRGRALIVNLPGQPKAIRECLEPIFPSIPYCIDLIEGAYIETDENVMKVFRPKQKKIS; encoded by the coding sequence ATGAAGATAAAAATAGGAATTTTAACGCTTTCAGATAGAGCAAGCGAAGGTACTTACGAGGATCAATCAGGACCTGCGATAAAAGCGGTTCTTGATGAGTGGATAACAAGTGAGCGCGAGTATATATACGAAGTAATCCCTGATGAGTTTGAACTTATAAAAAAGCGACTTATAAATATGGTTGATAATCTTGGATGTAATCTGGTTTTAACCACCGGAGGAACCGGTCCTGCGGTTAGAGATGTGACTCCTGAAGCAACTGAAGCAGTATGCGAAAAGATGATGCCCGGCTTTGGAGAACTAATGCGAGCGGCAAGCTTGAAATTTGTGCCTACTGCGATACTGTCACGCCAAACAGCTGGCATTAGAGGACGCGCCTTAATCGTAAATTTACCTGGGCAACCAAAGGCTATAAGAGAGTGCTTGGAGCCGATATTTCCTTCTATACCTTACTGTATTGATCTTATCGAGGGTGCTTATATAGAGACTGATGAAAATGTGATGAAGGTCTTTAGACCAAAGCAAAAGAAGATTTCTTAA